A portion of the Cyanobium sp. PCC 7001 genome contains these proteins:
- a CDS encoding reprolysin-like metallopeptidase, with amino-acid sequence MKIRWKGERGKRLTLGEADTIAHEIGHALGLNHPYGNGDNPLYNKRDTIMSYRGRQTATFTASDIAALQSLWGA; translated from the coding sequence GTGAAAATTCGCTGGAAGGGCGAGCGTGGTAAGCGCCTCACACTTGGAGAGGCTGATACGATTGCCCATGAAATCGGGCATGCCCTAGGCCTTAATCACCCTTATGGCAACGGCGATAATCCTCTCTACAACAAGCGCGACACGATAATGTCCTATAGGGGCAGGCAAACCGCCACCTTTACAGCATCTGACATCGCAGCCCTTCAGTCGCTCTGGGGGGCTTAG